A stretch of the Sphingomonas sp. CL5.1 genome encodes the following:
- a CDS encoding TetR/AcrR family transcriptional regulator yields the protein MSKPQEPEGYASPAMLERRKRILAQARALVSEKGIEGWSLAELAARADVSRQTFYYAFGGKEDVIAAAILDYFEEYERVIPYRAAPGSIDRLIERIVAIGHRNLTIRNYVAALITIYYGRSPELWRTMHDVSSRPHQATIDALAAAGQLQPWVDPAALAEMMVGQTILIANAWLQGRIADDAMIDRMALAVLTELAGSAREETRARTETTIRRITAGGAEAYIASI from the coding sequence GTGAGCAAGCCGCAGGAACCGGAAGGCTATGCCAGCCCCGCGATGCTGGAGCGCCGCAAGCGCATCCTCGCACAGGCGCGGGCACTGGTTTCCGAGAAGGGCATCGAGGGGTGGAGCCTCGCCGAGCTGGCCGCGCGCGCCGACGTCTCGCGGCAGACCTTCTATTACGCCTTCGGCGGCAAGGAGGATGTCATCGCCGCCGCGATCCTCGATTATTTCGAGGAATATGAGCGCGTCATCCCGTATCGCGCCGCGCCCGGCAGCATCGACCGGCTGATCGAGCGCATCGTCGCGATCGGCCACCGCAACCTGACGATCCGCAATTACGTCGCGGCGCTCATCACCATCTATTACGGGCGCTCGCCGGAACTGTGGCGGACGATGCACGACGTCTCCTCCCGCCCGCATCAGGCGACGATCGACGCGCTGGCGGCGGCGGGCCAGTTGCAGCCGTGGGTCGATCCGGCCGCGCTCGCCGAGATGATGGTGGGGCAGACGATCCTGATCGCCAACGCCTGGCTGCAGGGGCGCATCGCGGACGACGCGATGATCGACCGCATGGCGCTGGCGGTGCTCACCGAGCTTGCCGGCTCCGCCCGCGAGGAGACACGCGCGCGGACCGAGACGACGATCCGCCGGATCACCGCCGGGGGTGCGGAGGCCTATATCGCGTCGATCTGA
- a CDS encoding TetR/AcrR family transcriptional regulator translates to MLDQDDIAGTGQEAAAASAGNARSAGYSSPSIVARRHRILDETRRMIGEVGLTNLSMDDVAKRANVAKRTLYNAFQSKEHLVASAISKYMEAYERKIHYSKEDATLDWMLERLVIVARRNLEIRNYTRALMNIYHLAEVDPEIRQAIHDIAAHSHEPWIRRLAAKRQLQPWVDPDDLTSMLVRYRYATAHAWTEGEIPDENMVVEVVRGFLTVMAGATRGAARKEIVDALNTLDQHPLMKEHFAGMRKKKG, encoded by the coding sequence ATGCTGGATCAGGACGACATCGCGGGAACCGGACAGGAAGCCGCCGCGGCCAGCGCGGGCAATGCGCGATCCGCCGGCTATTCCAGCCCCTCGATCGTCGCCCGCCGCCACCGCATCCTCGACGAGACGCGCCGGATGATCGGCGAGGTCGGGCTGACCAATCTCAGCATGGACGACGTGGCGAAGCGCGCGAACGTCGCCAAGCGCACGCTCTACAACGCGTTCCAGAGCAAGGAGCATCTCGTCGCCTCCGCGATCAGCAAATATATGGAGGCTTACGAGCGCAAGATCCATTATTCCAAAGAGGACGCCACGCTCGACTGGATGCTCGAGCGCCTCGTCATCGTCGCGCGCCGCAACCTGGAAATCCGCAACTACACCCGCGCGCTGATGAACATCTATCATCTCGCCGAGGTGGACCCGGAGATCCGCCAGGCGATCCACGACATCGCCGCCCATTCGCACGAGCCGTGGATACGCCGGCTGGCGGCGAAGCGGCAGCTCCAGCCATGGGTCGATCCCGACGATCTCACCTCGATGCTGGTGCGCTATCGCTACGCCACCGCCCACGCCTGGACGGAGGGCGAGATTCCCGACGAGAACATGGTGGTGGAGGTGGTGCGCGGCTTCCTGACGGTGATGGCGGGCGCGACGCGCGGGGCGGCGCGCAAGGAGATCGTCGACGCGCTGAACACGCTCGACCAGCATCCGTTGATGAAGGAGCATTTCGCCGGGATGAGGAAGAAGAAGGGCTGA
- a CDS encoding MFS transporter, translating into MTTATEVATGMLEDAPGEATQRPSLATAWWMVGALFLIYVFAWLDRLTVSMLVPPIKQQMALTDFQMSLILGPAFALSYALFAIPLGWAADRFPRRIVIFCGVGIWALATLACGFAATFGELLAARVVVGIGEAALLPAAYSMIGDAFPRDKVTVATSVFQAAGKTGSAAAFGLGGFAIAFAKSLDHIDWPFHGPAHYWQITFALIGIPGFLLMFLALSFPEPPRRDAGKRETVAAGTLRAFLKQHAVLLGAATFAFSCLAVVGYSLTSWVPAYMDRHFGWEPARYGVALSAMNIFGALALVVCGRVVDRLFARGMRDAHLRFYTWTIVALSPAIIYAFLATNPYVFLACYALIQLITVPFIVYGSAIIALLAPAGLRGQLLGMLMFVFNIVGFGAGPAIVGAITTYVFHNEAMVGQSLAIVVIGGASLALVAMRAVLPHLDAAIAARDQIDAI; encoded by the coding sequence ATGACGACCGCAACCGAAGTCGCGACCGGAATGCTGGAAGACGCGCCGGGCGAAGCGACGCAGCGCCCCTCGCTGGCGACGGCGTGGTGGATGGTGGGCGCGCTGTTCCTGATCTACGTCTTCGCGTGGCTCGACCGGCTCACCGTGTCGATGCTGGTGCCGCCGATCAAGCAGCAGATGGCGCTGACCGATTTCCAGATGAGCCTGATCCTCGGGCCGGCCTTCGCGCTTTCCTATGCGCTGTTCGCCATCCCGCTCGGCTGGGCGGCCGATCGCTTCCCGCGGCGCATCGTGATCTTCTGCGGCGTCGGCATCTGGGCGCTGGCGACGCTGGCGTGCGGGTTCGCCGCGACCTTCGGCGAGCTGCTGGCGGCGCGGGTGGTCGTCGGGATCGGCGAGGCGGCGCTGCTGCCGGCGGCCTATTCGATGATCGGCGACGCCTTCCCGCGCGACAAGGTGACGGTCGCCACCTCGGTATTCCAGGCGGCGGGCAAGACCGGCTCGGCCGCCGCCTTCGGCCTCGGCGGGTTCGCGATCGCCTTCGCGAAATCGCTCGACCATATCGACTGGCCGTTCCACGGCCCGGCGCATTACTGGCAGATCACCTTCGCGCTGATCGGCATCCCCGGCTTCCTGCTGATGTTCCTCGCGCTCAGCTTTCCCGAGCCGCCGCGCCGTGACGCGGGCAAGCGGGAAACGGTCGCCGCCGGCACGCTCCGCGCCTTCCTGAAGCAACATGCCGTGCTGCTCGGTGCGGCGACCTTCGCTTTCTCCTGCCTCGCGGTGGTCGGCTATTCGCTGACCTCTTGGGTGCCCGCCTATATGGACCGGCATTTCGGCTGGGAGCCGGCGCGCTACGGCGTGGCGCTGTCGGCGATGAACATCTTCGGCGCGCTGGCGCTGGTGGTGTGCGGGCGGGTGGTCGACCGGCTTTTCGCGCGCGGGATGCGCGACGCGCATCTGCGTTTCTACACCTGGACGATCGTCGCGCTGTCGCCCGCGATCATCTACGCCTTCCTCGCGACCAATCCTTACGTGTTCCTCGCCTGCTACGCGCTGATCCAGCTCATCACCGTTCCGTTCATTGTCTATGGCTCGGCGATCATCGCGCTGCTCGCCCCCGCTGGACTGCGCGGGCAGTTGCTCGGCATGTTGATGTTCGTGTTCAACATCGTCGGCTTCGGCGCCGGGCCGGCGATCGTCGGGGCGATCACCACCTACGTCTTCCATAACGAGGCGATGGTCGGGCAGTCGCTGGCGATCGTGGTGATCGGCGGCGCGTCGCTGGCGCTGGTCGCGATGCGCGCGGTGCTGCCGCACCTCGACGCCGCGATCGCCGCGCGGGATCAGATCGACGCGATATAG
- a CDS encoding TetR/AcrR family transcriptional regulator: MQQSPIESSATAALKHAAMRLFAERGTDGVTVREIARAAGQLNHGAVSYHFGGKDALIRAIVADGARIIDQRRNARLDLIEAAGGPFTISEVIDTIIYPSLAVFGPDEEECYLRFIAVLGMTRRTLFDEAVGERWNGGYQRCLAHLRRLMPPMPAAQANQRLVFVGAYIAQILALRQTRLSDTSRAHATWPSESTLRHLTHTAAAMLEAPGFAATGAGE; the protein is encoded by the coding sequence ATGCAGCAGTCCCCGATCGAATCGTCCGCCACCGCCGCGCTGAAGCACGCCGCGATGCGGCTGTTCGCCGAGCGCGGGACCGACGGGGTGACGGTGCGCGAAATCGCGCGCGCGGCGGGGCAGCTCAACCACGGCGCGGTCAGCTATCATTTCGGCGGCAAGGACGCGCTGATCCGGGCGATCGTCGCCGACGGCGCGCGGATCATCGACCAGCGCCGCAACGCGCGGCTCGACCTGATCGAGGCGGCCGGCGGGCCGTTCACCATCAGCGAGGTGATCGACACGATCATCTATCCCTCGCTGGCGGTGTTCGGGCCGGACGAGGAGGAATGCTACCTGCGTTTCATCGCGGTGCTCGGCATGACGCGCCGGACATTGTTCGACGAGGCGGTCGGCGAGCGGTGGAACGGCGGCTATCAGCGCTGCCTCGCCCATCTGCGCCGGCTGATGCCGCCGATGCCGGCCGCGCAGGCCAATCAGCGGCTGGTGTTCGTCGGCGCCTATATCGCGCAGATCCTCGCGTTGCGGCAGACCCGCCTGTCCGACACCAGCCGCGCGCACGCGACCTGGCCGAGCGAGAGCACGCTGCGCCACCTCACCCACACCGCCGCCGCCATGCTCGAAGCGCCGGGCTTCGCGGCGACCGGGGCGGGCGAGTAG
- a CDS encoding acyl-CoA dehydrogenase family protein — MTLALTEEQTMIRDAAAGWAAERAPTTALRALRKEALAATGHDPALYAEMAEMGWTGVTIPEAEGGFGMGFAAAGLIAEQLGRTLVASPLIGSAVVAGAILVMAGSAEQKAAWLPRIIAGDAVVALALDEGPRHDPTRLAFDARCEGADWVLDGVKRPVFDGTAADAFIVATRTPGGLSLFLCPADGPGVSRAALRQIDSRGAALVTFAGCRLGAEALIGAEGKAAAVLDRALDRGRAVLAAEMLGSAQAAFDATIDYLRTRVQFDKPIGAFQALQHRAAELLAELELTRSAVRAALAAIDAGDADEARLASLAKALAGRTLRKVAQEMVQMHGGIGMTDEHDAGLYLKRAQAADMTWGNAAFHRDRYARLSGF; from the coding sequence ATGACCCTGGCCCTCACCGAAGAGCAGACGATGATCCGCGACGCCGCCGCCGGCTGGGCGGCGGAGCGCGCGCCGACCACGGCGCTGCGCGCGCTGCGCAAGGAAGCGCTCGCCGCGACTGGCCATGATCCGGCGCTCTATGCCGAGATGGCGGAGATGGGCTGGACCGGCGTTACGATCCCGGAGGCGGAGGGCGGCTTCGGCATGGGCTTCGCCGCCGCCGGCCTGATCGCGGAGCAGCTCGGCCGGACGTTGGTCGCCTCGCCGCTGATCGGCTCCGCCGTGGTCGCGGGCGCTATCCTCGTCATGGCCGGCAGCGCGGAGCAGAAGGCGGCGTGGCTGCCGCGCATCATCGCCGGCGATGCGGTGGTCGCGCTCGCGCTGGATGAGGGGCCGCGCCACGACCCCACCCGCCTCGCGTTCGACGCGCGATGCGAGGGCGCGGATTGGGTGCTCGACGGCGTCAAGCGCCCGGTGTTCGACGGGACGGCCGCCGACGCCTTTATCGTCGCCACGCGCACGCCGGGCGGCCTGTCGCTGTTCCTCTGCCCGGCCGACGGGCCGGGGGTGAGCCGCGCCGCACTGCGCCAGATCGACAGCCGTGGTGCGGCGCTAGTCACCTTCGCCGGCTGCCGGCTCGGTGCCGAGGCGCTGATCGGGGCGGAGGGCAAGGCGGCCGCCGTGCTCGACCGCGCGCTCGACCGGGGCCGCGCGGTGCTCGCCGCCGAGATGCTCGGCAGCGCGCAGGCCGCGTTCGACGCGACGATCGACTATCTGCGCACCCGCGTGCAGTTCGACAAGCCGATCGGCGCGTTCCAGGCGCTCCAGCACCGCGCCGCCGAGCTGCTCGCCGAGCTGGAGCTGACCCGCTCGGCGGTGCGCGCCGCGCTCGCCGCGATCGATGCGGGCGACGCCGACGAGGCGCGCCTCGCCTCGCTCGCCAAGGCGCTGGCCGGCCGGACGCTGCGCAAGGTCGCGCAGGAGATGGTCCAGATGCACGGCGGCATCGGCATGACCGACGAGCATGACGCCGGCCTCTACCTCAAGCGCGCGCAGGCGGCGGACATGACATGGGGCAACGCCGCCTTCCATCGCGACCGCTATGCGCGGCTATCCGGATTCTGA
- a CDS encoding enoyl-CoA hydratase produces the protein MANAALAAGEAGDVPTYITYERREGVAWIMLNRPDYANSQNYRLLGQLDEAFRRAVEDDAVKVIVLGGNGKHFSAGHDLGTPEYDRLMPRERKLLWYDHLGLEGAEAQYALEQDVYLGFCRRWQEIPKPMIAMVQGACVAGGLMLAWVCDMIVASDDAFFQDPVVRMGFPGVEYFAHAFELPPRIARELLMLGERMPASRAHQFGMVNRIFPRAELAAEVEKIALEIAQRPRFGLALCKQAINHVEEARGKRTTMDAVFHMHHLAHAHNQIVTGSLAGGFDGKSMASANKQQAGKA, from the coding sequence GTGGCGAATGCGGCCCTCGCGGCCGGCGAGGCGGGCGACGTCCCGACCTATATCACCTATGAGCGGCGCGAGGGCGTGGCGTGGATCATGCTCAACCGGCCGGATTACGCCAACAGCCAGAACTACCGCCTGCTCGGCCAGCTTGACGAGGCGTTCCGTCGCGCGGTGGAGGACGATGCGGTCAAGGTCATCGTGCTGGGCGGCAACGGCAAGCATTTCTCCGCCGGGCACGATCTCGGCACCCCGGAATACGACCGGCTGATGCCGCGCGAGCGCAAGCTCTTGTGGTACGATCACCTCGGGCTGGAGGGCGCGGAGGCGCAATATGCGCTGGAGCAGGACGTCTATCTCGGCTTCTGCCGCCGCTGGCAGGAAATCCCCAAGCCGATGATCGCGATGGTGCAGGGCGCCTGCGTCGCCGGCGGGCTGATGCTGGCCTGGGTGTGCGACATGATCGTCGCCTCCGACGACGCCTTCTTCCAGGACCCGGTGGTGCGGATGGGCTTCCCCGGCGTCGAATATTTCGCTCACGCCTTCGAGCTGCCGCCGCGTATCGCCCGCGAGCTGCTGATGCTGGGCGAACGGATGCCGGCGTCGCGCGCGCATCAGTTCGGCATGGTCAACCGCATCTTCCCGCGCGCCGAGCTGGCGGCGGAGGTGGAGAAGATCGCGCTGGAGATCGCGCAGCGCCCGCGCTTCGGCCTCGCGCTGTGCAAGCAGGCAATCAACCATGTCGAGGAGGCGCGCGGCAAGCGCACGACGATGGACGCGGTGTTCCACATGCACCATCTGGCCCATGCGCATAACCAGATCGTCACCGGCTCGCTCGCCGGCGGGTTCGACGGCAAGAGCATGGCCAGCGCCAACAAGCAGCAGGCCGGCAAGGCCTGA
- a CDS encoding acyl-CoA dehydrogenase family protein: MSTSAAPDAEAVDDFRREVRAWLGANFPPSLKGHPALLSGHDELHGPPEDHARWKAAIAGKGWGVPTWPVEYGGAGLSDEQADVIAGEMERIGAFQPIMSMGLMMLGPTLLEFGNKEQKRRHLPPIARSEMQWCQGFSEPGAGSDLASLRLRCEDRGDHWLLNGQKIWTSYAHHSDWCFLLARTDTSVKHRGISFLLVDMETPGIDVRPIELINGISHFCEVFFSDVRVPKENLVGEVNGGWTIGKRLLQHERTGLSRLRGAKAHVLDLVPIARRYQETDADGRLADGDLRGRLAEHLMTDHAYRLTLERRRDEGEAGTKPTTPVSTLKNIGAAMGQQRGELAVELVGLNSLGWAGDGYSAEELELTSQWLHSKCYSIYGGSHEIQNNITARHELGLPSD; this comes from the coding sequence GTGAGCACCTCCGCCGCCCCTGATGCCGAAGCCGTCGACGATTTCCGCCGTGAGGTGCGCGCGTGGCTGGGCGCCAATTTCCCGCCAAGCCTGAAGGGCCACCCCGCGCTGCTCAGCGGACATGACGAATTGCACGGCCCGCCGGAGGACCACGCCCGATGGAAGGCCGCCATCGCCGGCAAGGGCTGGGGCGTGCCGACCTGGCCGGTCGAATATGGCGGCGCCGGGCTGAGCGATGAGCAGGCCGACGTCATCGCCGGGGAGATGGAGCGGATCGGCGCGTTCCAGCCGATCATGAGCATGGGGCTGATGATGCTCGGCCCCACCCTGCTCGAATTCGGCAACAAGGAGCAGAAGCGCCGCCACCTGCCGCCGATCGCGCGCAGCGAGATGCAATGGTGCCAGGGCTTCTCGGAACCGGGCGCCGGCTCCGACCTCGCCTCGCTGCGGCTGCGCTGCGAGGATCGCGGCGATCACTGGCTGCTCAACGGGCAGAAGATCTGGACCTCCTATGCCCATCATTCGGACTGGTGCTTCCTGCTCGCCCGCACCGACACCTCGGTCAAGCATCGCGGGATCAGCTTCCTGCTGGTCGACATGGAGACGCCGGGGATCGACGTGCGCCCGATCGAGTTGATCAACGGCATCTCGCATTTTTGCGAGGTGTTCTTCTCCGACGTGCGCGTGCCGAAGGAGAATCTGGTCGGGGAGGTCAACGGCGGCTGGACGATCGGCAAGCGCCTGCTCCAGCACGAGCGCACCGGCCTGTCGCGGCTGCGCGGGGCAAAGGCGCATGTGCTCGATCTCGTCCCGATCGCGCGCCGCTATCAGGAGACGGACGCCGACGGGCGGCTCGCCGACGGCGACCTGCGCGGGCGGCTGGCCGAGCATCTGATGACCGATCACGCCTATCGCCTGACGCTGGAGCGGCGGCGCGACGAGGGTGAGGCGGGGACGAAGCCGACCACGCCGGTCTCCACGCTCAAGAATATCGGCGCGGCGATGGGCCAGCAGCGCGGCGAGCTGGCGGTCGAGCTGGTCGGCCTGAACAGCCTGGGCTGGGCGGGCGACGGCTACAGCGCCGAGGAGCTGGAGCTGACGAGCCAGTGGCTCCATTCCAAATGCTATTCGATCTACGGCGGCAGCCACGAGATCCAGAACAACATCACGGCCCGGCACGAGCTTGGCCTGCCTTCGGACTGA
- a CDS encoding CoA transferase, protein MSGPLAHLRVVEASTVMPGAMAAMLLADHGADVVKVEPLGGTFFAHDLTRKGWDRGKRSVEFDIAAEPEKLRGLLKGADIIIHSLSDAEAGALGLDAASLERDFPSLVSCALTAYSRNTPLAGRPYGESLAAARLGTMVDKGSSHRPGPMYLGHPALHYGQAFLATISALAAVRARRSIGTGQEVEASLLDAFLAQSPMNHWWQEDGISYIKKGDSGALDRFGNVRLVTGMFECGDGKFLQVHTGSGGFKPAFDILGFGDRIQAVKGPEMAVPLTEDEYQIARVEIFDAFRKKSRAEWIELFQAADVAALPVLEPGEILLDEQVEFAKMRIALPDKDFGTIHQAAPAIRFADTPCATPKPAPEIGADNDALADLSRRTAPTFPKVRDIDRPLEGVRVVDFSSFFAVGFGGRLLNDLGADVIKVETPGGDQMRPLPDVFDAANRGKRDVVLDLKTPEGLEAARRLVATADVVTHNLRPGKADKLGIGFEALKAINPKLIYLYLPGYGSRGPKSLLKSFAPLVSGWVGLLYETGGKGNTPNRSAFGNEDYNNGFLAAVAVMMALENRDQKGGAAEYVECPQLHSSLWTTSEHFLDADMKPVYGLRADAEQQGFNALDRIYRTKDGWVCVSCRADDRFAALARAIGRPDLVERYPTVRDRDGADAELRALLDGWFAARGKEEAFATLDAAGAPAEIVCETLWIDDALWFDWLLDSNRVIENFQSMYGHVREYGLFNQLSRTPGRAAGPAPRLGEHTRALLAEVGYGDAEIDDLLARRIAIQPADVTGRIASKVNA, encoded by the coding sequence ATGTCCGGACCGCTCGCGCACCTGCGCGTCGTCGAAGCCTCCACCGTCATGCCCGGCGCGATGGCCGCCATGCTGCTGGCCGATCACGGCGCGGACGTGGTGAAGGTCGAGCCGCTCGGCGGCACCTTCTTCGCCCATGACCTGACGCGCAAGGGGTGGGATCGCGGCAAGCGCAGCGTCGAGTTCGATATCGCGGCCGAGCCGGAGAAGCTGCGCGGCCTGCTGAAGGGCGCCGATATCATCATCCATTCGCTGTCCGACGCGGAGGCCGGCGCGCTCGGCCTCGACGCGGCCAGCCTCGAGCGCGATTTCCCCTCGCTCGTGTCGTGCGCGCTCACCGCCTACAGCCGGAACACGCCGCTGGCGGGCCGGCCCTATGGCGAATCGCTCGCCGCCGCGCGGCTCGGCACGATGGTCGACAAGGGCAGCTCGCACCGGCCGGGGCCGATGTATCTCGGCCACCCCGCGCTGCATTACGGGCAGGCGTTCCTCGCGACGATCTCGGCGCTCGCCGCCGTGCGCGCGCGCCGCTCGATCGGCACGGGGCAGGAGGTGGAGGCCTCGTTGCTCGACGCCTTCCTCGCGCAAAGCCCGATGAACCACTGGTGGCAGGAAGACGGCATCTCTTACATCAAGAAGGGCGATTCGGGCGCGCTCGACCGCTTCGGCAACGTCCGCCTCGTCACCGGCATGTTCGAGTGCGGTGACGGCAAGTTCCTTCAGGTCCACACCGGCTCGGGCGGCTTCAAGCCGGCGTTTGACATCCTCGGCTTCGGCGATCGCATCCAGGCGGTGAAGGGGCCGGAGATGGCGGTGCCGCTGACGGAGGACGAATATCAGATCGCGCGCGTCGAGATATTCGACGCGTTCAGGAAGAAATCGCGCGCCGAGTGGATCGAATTGTTCCAGGCGGCCGACGTCGCCGCGCTGCCGGTGCTGGAGCCGGGCGAGATCCTGCTCGACGAGCAGGTCGAGTTCGCGAAGATGCGCATCGCGCTGCCGGACAAGGATTTCGGCACGATCCACCAGGCCGCCCCGGCGATCCGCTTCGCCGACACGCCCTGTGCCACGCCGAAGCCCGCGCCGGAGATCGGGGCGGACAATGACGCGCTGGCGGACCTGTCGCGGCGCACGGCGCCCACGTTCCCGAAGGTGCGCGACATCGACCGCCCGCTGGAGGGGGTGCGCGTGGTGGATTTCTCCTCCTTCTTCGCGGTCGGCTTCGGCGGCCGCCTGCTCAACGATCTCGGCGCGGACGTCATCAAGGTCGAGACGCCGGGCGGCGACCAGATGCGCCCGCTGCCCGACGTGTTCGACGCGGCCAATCGCGGCAAGCGCGACGTGGTGCTCGATCTCAAGACGCCCGAAGGGCTGGAGGCCGCGCGCCGGCTGGTCGCCACCGCCGATGTCGTCACCCACAACCTGCGCCCCGGCAAGGCCGACAAGCTCGGCATCGGCTTCGAGGCGCTGAAGGCGATCAACCCGAAGCTGATCTACCTCTACCTGCCCGGCTATGGATCGAGGGGGCCGAAGTCGCTGCTCAAGAGCTTCGCGCCGCTGGTCAGCGGCTGGGTCGGCCTGCTCTACGAGACGGGCGGGAAGGGCAACACGCCCAACCGCTCGGCGTTCGGCAACGAGGATTACAACAACGGCTTCCTCGCCGCCGTTGCGGTGATGATGGCGCTGGAGAACCGCGACCAGAAGGGCGGCGCGGCGGAATATGTCGAATGCCCGCAGCTCCATTCGAGCCTGTGGACCACCTCCGAGCATTTCCTCGATGCCGACATGAAGCCGGTCTATGGCCTGCGTGCCGATGCCGAGCAGCAGGGGTTCAACGCGCTCGACCGCATCTATCGCACCAAGGACGGCTGGGTCTGCGTCTCGTGCCGCGCCGACGATCGCTTCGCCGCGCTGGCCCGCGCGATCGGCCGGCCCGATCTCGTCGAGCGCTATCCGACGGTGCGCGACCGCGACGGTGCCGATGCCGAGCTGAGGGCGCTGCTCGACGGCTGGTTCGCCGCGCGCGGCAAGGAGGAGGCGTTCGCGACGCTCGACGCGGCCGGCGCCCCGGCCGAGATCGTCTGCGAGACGCTGTGGATCGACGACGCCTTGTGGTTCGACTGGCTGCTCGACAGCAACCGGGTGATCGAGAATTTCCAGTCGATGTACGGCCATGTCCGCGAATACGGGCTGTTCAACCAGCTCTCCAGGACGCCCGGCCGCGCCGCCGGCCCCGCGCCGCGCCTTGGCGAGCATACCCGCGCGCTGCTCGCCGAGGTCGGTTACGGCGATGCCGAGATCGACGACCTGCTCGCCCGCCGCATCGCGATCCAGCCCGCCGACGTCACCGGCCGCATCGCCTCCAAGGTCAACGCCTGA